A portion of the Pseudarthrobacter sp. L1SW genome contains these proteins:
- a CDS encoding ABC transporter ATP-binding protein → MARQTPFFRSISRLYPHVRPIIPRLVLGLLCALLASVVALAIPQVLRVLVNESLQPGGATGAVWLSAGIILVLGVAEAGLVALRRQFVINPATTVETRMRVSLYDHLQELTVSFHDRWGSGQLLSRAMTDLNFLRRWMAFGAIMLVVTTLTVIIGITVMFTMSWQLALIFLAAAVPIMAYSFRFRTRFSKVARRSQDQAGDLATTVEESVHGIRVLKAFGRSREALENFEGQAEELRQTEIDKARHQAMFTMVVTLLPELALGAGLVVGIMLCSSGQLSIGALVAFFATAAVMASPVEFSGMLLAMALTAKSAVDRHYEVMDTVNTITSPPEPRRPRQLAGALRFNKASFAFEDAPDKPILKDINLELRPGETMALVGITGSGKSALIQLVPRLYDVTDGSISIDGVDLRDFEVEELRRIVGVAFEDTTLFSNSVRDNVLLGAPERTEAALDEALDVAQAHFAYSLPEGVDTLIGEEGLSLSGGQRQRIALARAIAARPRVLVLDDPLSALDVHTEELVETRLRTVLKDTTTLIVAHRPSTVALADRVALLEQGRIVAVGTHTELLAGNDHYRYVIASLDQEPRDLDSELSDLEEEADIHEAEATR, encoded by the coding sequence ATGGCCAGGCAAACTCCATTTTTTCGATCGATCAGTCGTCTCTACCCCCATGTCCGGCCCATCATTCCCCGGCTCGTGCTGGGACTCCTTTGCGCGTTGCTGGCCAGCGTGGTGGCCCTGGCAATCCCCCAGGTCCTGAGGGTCCTGGTCAACGAATCGCTGCAGCCGGGCGGCGCCACCGGGGCGGTCTGGCTGTCGGCCGGGATCATCCTGGTCCTGGGCGTCGCAGAAGCGGGACTGGTGGCACTCCGCCGGCAGTTCGTCATCAATCCGGCCACCACAGTGGAAACCCGGATGCGCGTCTCCCTCTATGACCATCTCCAGGAACTGACGGTCTCCTTCCACGACCGCTGGGGTTCCGGCCAGCTCCTGTCCCGCGCCATGACCGACCTGAATTTCCTGCGCCGCTGGATGGCGTTCGGGGCCATCATGCTGGTGGTCACCACGCTCACCGTGATCATCGGCATAACCGTCATGTTCACCATGAGCTGGCAGCTGGCCCTGATCTTCCTGGCCGCGGCCGTGCCCATCATGGCGTACAGCTTCCGGTTCCGGACCCGCTTCAGCAAAGTGGCGCGCCGCAGCCAGGACCAAGCGGGGGATCTTGCAACCACGGTGGAGGAGTCCGTCCACGGCATCCGCGTGCTCAAGGCCTTCGGCCGCAGCCGCGAAGCCCTCGAAAACTTCGAAGGACAAGCCGAAGAGCTCCGCCAGACTGAGATCGACAAGGCGCGCCACCAGGCCATGTTCACCATGGTGGTCACGCTGCTGCCGGAGCTCGCCCTCGGAGCAGGCCTGGTGGTGGGGATCATGTTGTGCTCCAGCGGGCAGCTCAGCATCGGCGCCCTGGTGGCCTTCTTTGCCACGGCGGCAGTCATGGCATCACCCGTTGAATTCTCCGGAATGCTGCTGGCCATGGCACTCACGGCCAAGTCCGCCGTCGACCGCCACTACGAAGTGATGGATACTGTCAACACCATCACCAGTCCCCCGGAACCGCGGCGGCCGCGGCAGCTGGCCGGTGCGCTTCGTTTCAACAAGGCCAGCTTCGCCTTCGAGGATGCCCCGGACAAGCCCATCCTGAAGGACATCAACCTGGAGCTGCGCCCCGGTGAGACCATGGCCCTGGTGGGGATCACGGGCAGCGGCAAGAGCGCCCTGATCCAGTTGGTGCCGCGCCTGTATGACGTCACCGACGGCTCCATCAGCATTGACGGCGTGGACCTGAGGGACTTCGAGGTGGAGGAACTCCGCCGCATCGTGGGCGTGGCTTTCGAGGACACCACGCTGTTCTCCAACTCCGTGCGGGACAATGTGCTCCTCGGGGCACCGGAGCGCACCGAGGCCGCGCTGGATGAGGCGCTGGACGTGGCGCAGGCGCACTTCGCGTATTCCCTCCCGGAGGGCGTGGACACGCTGATCGGCGAGGAGGGCCTCAGCCTGTCCGGCGGCCAGCGCCAGCGGATTGCGCTGGCCCGCGCCATTGCCGCCCGCCCGCGGGTGCTGGTGCTGGATGACCCGCTGTCAGCCCTGGACGTCCACACGGAGGAGCTGGTGGAGACCCGGCTCCGGACTGTCCTGAAGGACACCACCACGCTGATCGTCGCGCACCGGCCGTCCACTGTGGCCCTCGCGGACCGGGTGGCGCTCCTTGAGCAAGGCAGGATCGTCGCCGTCGGAACCCACACAGAGCTGCTGGCGGGCAACGACCACTACCGTTACGTCATCGCCAGCCTGGACCAGGAACCCCGGGACCTGGACTCGGAACTGTCAGACCTTGAGGAAGAGGCCGACATCCACGAAGCGGAGGCCACCCGATGA
- a CDS encoding transglycosylase domain-containing protein produces MATRTNPLFDTATTLGKILVFLGVSAICGVLVAGLLVPAAAVSGSAASGSIEFFDTLPAELKVDPPNQTTRILAADGSEIASVYTENRTKVALDQISPFVKEAVIAVEDSRFYDHGGVDTTGILRALVSTARGNKQGASTITQQYVNNVLNANLAAEGNEDQIKLNGVNKGVGDKLREMKLAIALEKEFSKEQILEGYLNIVFFNRDAYGIEAASRFFFSTSAKDLTLPQAALLAGLVNSPSAFDPINNPENAKQRRDLVLGLMLGQRKITQAEHDAAVATPVETKVTQPKQGCAYASTAPYFCDYVLHLLENNPAYGADREERLRLIYGGGLTITTTLDPNAQAVAQEQVNASAGANPDKWGAAMVSVQPNTGKIVSMAQNTSFLPAEGAFDSQVNFNVDKLDKDGNDLNGLGGAQPGSTMKPFTFAEWLNEGKSMNTVVNAAQRRYPLNFPWRNSCGQVTGAYNTAQKSLGAADDLQNAEPQWYRPLSVLEGLYNSINTVTFASAAQLDFCGIQKIVDATGLHGGLPADGDPNPKINMSTLGNLLGSTQTAPLTMASAFATFANDGKYCEPIAITAVTDQTGATLPAQSSSCRDAVKPEVARGVNYALQEVLNRGSGSLIQPRISTRTSFPIGAKTGTSNNNGSTWVVGHTTGLATAAWFGDALGAQDRSGQNITVNGKFYPGIDGYMIAGPMFSNFMSRIAPAYGTNPFPAPPSNLLNGGTGSRTPATTAPQATQAPAPAPATQPAPAPAPGNSDKNKN; encoded by the coding sequence GCAGGCCTGCTGGTTCCCGCGGCGGCCGTTTCAGGCAGCGCAGCGAGCGGTTCCATCGAGTTCTTCGACACCCTTCCGGCTGAGCTGAAGGTTGACCCGCCCAACCAGACCACCAGGATCCTGGCCGCGGACGGCAGCGAGATCGCCAGCGTCTACACCGAGAACCGCACCAAGGTCGCCCTGGACCAGATCTCGCCCTTCGTTAAGGAAGCTGTCATCGCCGTCGAGGACAGCCGTTTTTATGATCACGGGGGCGTGGACACGACCGGTATCCTCCGCGCGCTGGTCAGCACCGCCCGCGGCAACAAGCAGGGCGCATCCACCATCACGCAGCAGTACGTGAACAACGTCCTCAACGCCAACCTCGCAGCCGAGGGCAACGAGGACCAGATCAAGCTCAACGGTGTGAACAAGGGCGTGGGCGACAAGCTCCGCGAGATGAAGCTGGCCATCGCCCTGGAAAAGGAGTTCAGCAAGGAGCAGATCCTTGAGGGCTACCTGAACATCGTCTTCTTCAACCGCGACGCCTACGGCATCGAGGCCGCGTCCCGCTTCTTCTTCAGCACCAGCGCCAAGGACCTCACCCTTCCGCAGGCGGCGCTGCTGGCCGGACTCGTCAACAGCCCGTCCGCATTCGACCCCATCAACAATCCGGAGAACGCCAAGCAGCGCCGCGACCTGGTGCTGGGCCTGATGCTGGGCCAGCGAAAGATCACCCAGGCGGAGCATGATGCCGCCGTGGCCACCCCCGTGGAGACCAAGGTGACACAGCCCAAGCAGGGCTGCGCCTACGCGTCCACCGCACCCTACTTCTGCGACTACGTGCTGCACCTGCTGGAGAACAACCCGGCGTACGGCGCGGACCGTGAAGAGCGCCTCCGCCTCATCTACGGCGGCGGCCTGACCATCACCACCACGCTGGACCCGAACGCCCAGGCCGTGGCGCAGGAGCAGGTCAACGCCTCAGCCGGCGCCAACCCGGACAAATGGGGTGCCGCCATGGTCTCCGTGCAGCCCAACACCGGCAAGATCGTCTCGATGGCCCAGAACACCTCCTTCCTGCCCGCCGAAGGCGCCTTCGATTCCCAGGTGAACTTCAACGTGGACAAGCTGGACAAGGACGGCAACGACCTCAACGGCCTCGGCGGCGCCCAGCCCGGCTCTACCATGAAGCCGTTCACCTTCGCTGAATGGCTCAACGAGGGCAAGTCCATGAATACCGTGGTCAACGCGGCCCAGCGCCGCTACCCGCTGAACTTCCCGTGGCGCAACAGCTGCGGCCAGGTCACGGGCGCCTACAACACGGCGCAGAAGTCGCTCGGCGCCGCCGACGATCTTCAGAACGCCGAACCACAGTGGTACCGCCCGCTGTCGGTCCTGGAGGGCCTGTACAACTCCATCAACACCGTGACTTTCGCTTCGGCGGCGCAGCTGGACTTCTGCGGAATCCAGAAGATCGTGGACGCCACCGGCCTTCACGGCGGCCTTCCCGCTGATGGTGACCCGAACCCGAAGATCAACATGTCCACGCTGGGCAACCTGCTGGGTTCCACCCAGACGGCCCCGCTGACCATGGCCAGCGCCTTCGCCACGTTCGCGAACGACGGCAAGTACTGCGAACCCATCGCCATCACTGCTGTGACCGACCAGACCGGGGCGACCCTGCCGGCACAATCCAGCAGCTGCCGGGACGCGGTCAAGCCTGAGGTTGCCCGCGGCGTGAACTACGCACTCCAGGAAGTCCTGAACCGCGGCTCCGGTTCACTGATCCAGCCCAGGATTTCCACCCGCACCAGCTTCCCGATCGGTGCCAAGACCGGTACGTCCAACAACAACGGGTCCACCTGGGTTGTAGGACACACCACGGGCCTGGCCACGGCTGCCTGGTTTGGCGACGCACTCGGCGCCCAGGACCGGTCCGGCCAGAACATCACGGTCAACGGGAAGTTCTACCCCGGCATCGACGGTTACATGATCGCCGGCCCGATGTTCTCGAACTTCATGTCCCGGATCGCGCCGGCCTACGGCACCAACCCGTTCCCGGCCCCGCCCAGCAACCTCCTGAACGGCGGCACCGGCAGCCGCACGCCCGCCACGACGGCACCGCAGGCAACCCAGGCACCGGCTCCGGCACCCGCCACCCAGCCCGCCCCCGCGCCCGCGCCGGGCAACAGCGATAAGAACAAGAACTAG
- a CDS encoding metallophosphoesterase, which produces MISTSELASRARTIGRGFAVTAGTGAAAGMAAFGYGLWEKNQFVLREETVAILPPGKNPFRILHLSDIHFVPGQKKKAAWLQSLAELQPDLVVNTGDNLSHAKAVDPLLAALRPLLEFPGVFVPGSNDYFAPSLKNPASYLLGPSKAKPKPTALDWPRLRSGFGMGGWVDLTNRHQSLVLNGMRFDFSGVDDPHLQRERYAGWPRGTVNQDAADHLKVAVIHAPYQRVLDHFTEDGADLLLAGHTHGGQLCIPGYGALVANCDLPTWRAKGLHDWSSNGRTTPVNVSGGIGTSRFAPVRIACRPEAVLLTLTSPA; this is translated from the coding sequence ATGATTTCAACCAGCGAGTTGGCCAGCCGCGCCCGGACCATCGGGCGCGGCTTTGCCGTCACCGCAGGGACCGGGGCCGCCGCGGGAATGGCCGCTTTCGGGTACGGCCTGTGGGAGAAAAACCAGTTTGTGCTCCGCGAAGAGACCGTGGCCATCCTGCCGCCGGGAAAGAACCCGTTCCGGATCCTGCACCTGAGTGACATCCACTTTGTTCCGGGCCAGAAGAAGAAGGCTGCATGGCTGCAGTCCCTGGCCGAGCTCCAGCCGGACCTGGTGGTGAACACGGGCGACAATCTCAGCCATGCCAAGGCGGTGGATCCCCTCCTGGCCGCGCTCCGCCCGCTGCTGGAGTTCCCCGGTGTCTTTGTCCCCGGCTCCAATGATTACTTCGCCCCCAGCCTCAAGAATCCCGCCTCGTACCTGCTGGGGCCGTCCAAGGCCAAGCCCAAGCCGACGGCGCTGGACTGGCCGCGGCTGCGGTCAGGGTTCGGGATGGGCGGCTGGGTGGACCTGACCAACCGCCACCAGTCCCTGGTCCTGAACGGCATGCGCTTTGACTTCTCCGGAGTGGACGATCCCCACCTGCAGCGCGAGCGGTACGCAGGGTGGCCGCGCGGGACCGTGAACCAGGACGCCGCGGACCACCTCAAGGTGGCCGTGATCCATGCGCCGTACCAGCGGGTGCTGGACCATTTCACGGAGGACGGCGCTGACCTCCTGCTCGCCGGCCACACCCATGGCGGGCAGCTGTGCATCCCTGGCTATGGCGCACTGGTGGCCAATTGCGACCTCCCCACCTGGCGGGCGAAGGGCCTGCATGACTGGAGCAGCAACGGACGCACGACGCCGGTCAACGTCTCGGGCGGCATCGGCACCTCGCGCTTCGCCCCGGTGAGGATCGCCTGCCGGCCGGAGGCCGTCCTGCTGACCCTGACCTCACCCGCCTGA
- a CDS encoding restriction endonuclease subunit S: MSGGTPDRSNRTYWQGTIPWISAFTLKTTEIFTSDQFVSAQAVKAGSKMAPINSTLLLVRGSALHKEIRAGLVTAPVAFNQDVKALVPLSGLEPKYLTFSILGNSEKLLRLVTSAGNTAGVLDTKVVQDFEIWVPGNPEQRQIITKLNDADSLVASLERLVAKKQSVKQGMMQQLLTGRRRLPGFTHSWFDDASIEQVATLTMGQAPRGASYNTKGNGLPLIQGNADIRDRRSIDRLWTTEPSKLCRVDDVLLTVRAPVGFTAIASRASCIGRGVCALSTPNSNRFLYHALVHAEPRWSVFEQGSTFTAVNSAEVKAFTFPWPSDLNERNAIAAVLDDADDEIARLKDRLQKATDIKQGMMQELLTGRTRLQPVSESLL, encoded by the coding sequence ATGTCAGGCGGGACACCAGATCGGTCGAATAGGACGTATTGGCAGGGAACCATTCCTTGGATAAGCGCGTTTACACTGAAGACCACCGAGATTTTCACGTCGGATCAGTTTGTTTCTGCCCAAGCGGTTAAAGCAGGGAGCAAGATGGCTCCCATCAACTCGACACTCCTTCTAGTTCGAGGTAGCGCGCTTCACAAGGAGATCCGTGCAGGACTAGTCACCGCTCCCGTAGCCTTCAATCAAGATGTGAAGGCGCTTGTTCCGCTGTCCGGGCTGGAACCGAAGTATCTCACTTTTTCGATACTGGGCAACTCGGAAAAACTACTCCGACTGGTCACGTCCGCAGGCAATACTGCTGGGGTGCTTGACACAAAAGTAGTTCAAGATTTCGAGATTTGGGTTCCCGGTAACCCGGAGCAACGCCAAATTATTACGAAGCTGAACGATGCCGATTCCCTAGTCGCATCATTGGAAAGGCTCGTCGCCAAAAAACAGTCCGTCAAGCAAGGCATGATGCAGCAACTCCTCACCGGGAGAAGGCGCCTGCCAGGGTTCACGCACAGTTGGTTTGATGATGCCAGTATCGAACAAGTTGCCACCCTGACCATGGGCCAAGCTCCCAGAGGGGCCTCTTACAACACCAAAGGTAACGGTCTACCGCTCATTCAAGGCAATGCCGATATTAGGGATCGGCGATCCATTGACCGTCTTTGGACAACTGAGCCTTCGAAGCTCTGCAGGGTAGACGATGTACTTCTGACGGTTCGCGCGCCAGTCGGTTTCACCGCCATCGCTTCTCGCGCCTCATGCATTGGCCGCGGAGTGTGCGCCCTGAGCACTCCTAATAGCAATAGATTCTTGTACCATGCACTCGTACATGCAGAACCCCGATGGTCTGTATTCGAACAAGGCAGTACCTTCACCGCTGTCAATTCAGCTGAGGTCAAAGCATTTACTTTCCCTTGGCCGTCGGACTTAAATGAACGAAATGCTATCGCGGCCGTTCTTGACGATGCCGATGACGAGATCGCACGTCTAAAGGATCGGCTTCAAAAAGCAACAGACATCAAGCAAGGCATGATGCAGGAACTCCTGACAGGACGGACAAGATTACAGCCAGTTAGTGAGTCCTTACTATGA
- a CDS encoding ABC transporter ATP-binding protein codes for MSAAAFGTANEDNAHLSKSDSRAVRRRSLALLRSLIRPVRLRFWVTIAMVVLSQAARVAGPALIAFGIDRALPALQAGDNTPLVLTGVAYLLAAIATAGLTALYVTSTAKLSQAMLLDLRLRVFRHTQRLSLEFHEKYTSGRIIARQTSDLEALRELLDSGVSSLASGMLFMVFTAITVFALDWRSGLLVLAAGVPMFFLARWYQKHSQIAFRESRVVSARLIVHFVETMTGIRAVKAFRKEQENSGRYGQLAEDYRRVTVRSINLNGIFQPGLVLVGNVCVAVVLLFGGFRVLGGELEVGVLLALILSTKRFFQPVDQMAMFYNSFQSAQAALEKVSGLLEEVPTVRPPKSPVALKDAKGAIDFNGVEFRYGDGPVIVPTLDLHIPAGQTVALVGQTGAGKSTLAKLIARFYDVTSGSITLDGIDLRNLGTTDLRRNIVMVTQEAFLFSGSVADNIALGRPEASRAEIEEAAKAVGAHHFIMALPEGYDTDVNKRGGRVSSGQRQLISFARAFLARPAVLILDEATSSLDIPSERLVQQGLARLLSGTEAARRTALIIAHRLSTVETADRVLVVHDGRIVEDGSPAQLIGGGGRFADLHGAWKDSLV; via the coding sequence ATGAGCGCCGCGGCATTCGGCACCGCCAACGAAGACAACGCCCACCTCAGCAAGAGCGACAGCAGGGCTGTACGACGGCGGTCGCTGGCCCTGTTGCGCTCGCTGATCCGGCCGGTCCGGCTGCGCTTCTGGGTGACCATCGCCATGGTGGTCCTGTCCCAGGCGGCACGCGTGGCCGGCCCGGCGCTGATCGCCTTCGGCATCGACCGCGCACTTCCCGCCCTGCAGGCCGGGGACAACACGCCCCTGGTGCTCACCGGCGTCGCCTACCTGCTCGCAGCCATAGCGACGGCGGGGCTCACGGCTTTGTACGTCACGTCCACCGCAAAGCTGAGCCAGGCTATGCTGCTGGACCTGCGCCTCCGGGTCTTCCGTCATACCCAGCGGCTCAGCCTCGAGTTCCACGAAAAGTACACCTCCGGCCGGATCATTGCCCGGCAGACCTCGGACCTGGAGGCCCTCCGGGAGCTCCTGGACTCCGGTGTCAGCTCGCTGGCCTCCGGCATGCTGTTCATGGTCTTCACCGCCATCACCGTGTTCGCCCTGGACTGGCGCAGCGGGCTCCTGGTGCTGGCCGCCGGCGTTCCCATGTTCTTCCTGGCCCGCTGGTACCAGAAACACTCGCAGATCGCCTTCCGGGAATCGCGCGTGGTCTCCGCCCGGCTGATTGTGCATTTTGTGGAAACCATGACAGGCATCCGCGCCGTCAAGGCCTTCCGCAAGGAGCAGGAAAACTCCGGGCGCTACGGCCAGCTCGCAGAGGACTACCGGCGGGTCACCGTCCGGTCCATCAACCTCAACGGCATCTTCCAGCCGGGGCTGGTGCTGGTGGGCAACGTGTGTGTGGCGGTGGTCCTCCTGTTCGGCGGCTTCCGCGTCCTTGGCGGGGAGCTGGAGGTCGGGGTGCTCCTGGCACTCATCCTGTCCACCAAGCGGTTCTTCCAGCCCGTGGACCAGATGGCCATGTTCTACAACTCATTCCAGAGTGCACAGGCCGCGCTCGAGAAGGTTTCCGGGCTCCTTGAGGAGGTGCCCACGGTCCGGCCGCCAAAAAGTCCCGTCGCCCTCAAGGATGCCAAGGGTGCCATCGACTTCAATGGCGTCGAATTCCGTTATGGTGATGGTCCTGTCATCGTGCCCACCCTGGACCTGCACATCCCGGCGGGGCAGACGGTTGCCCTGGTGGGCCAGACGGGAGCCGGGAAATCCACCCTGGCCAAGCTGATAGCCCGGTTCTACGACGTCACTTCGGGCTCGATCACGCTCGACGGCATCGACCTCCGGAACCTGGGCACCACCGACCTGCGCCGCAACATTGTTATGGTCACCCAGGAAGCGTTCCTGTTCAGCGGCTCGGTGGCGGACAACATCGCCTTGGGCCGGCCGGAAGCGTCGCGGGCGGAGATCGAGGAAGCCGCCAAAGCAGTGGGCGCCCACCACTTCATCATGGCGCTCCCCGAAGGTTATGACACTGACGTCAACAAGCGCGGCGGTCGCGTGTCATCCGGCCAGCGGCAGCTCATCAGCTTTGCCAGGGCCTTCCTGGCCCGTCCCGCCGTGCTCATCCTGGACGAGGCCACATCCTCTCTGGACATCCCTTCCGAAAGGCTGGTGCAGCAGGGCCTGGCCCGGCTCCTCTCGGGCACGGAGGCGGCCCGCAGAACTGCCCTGATCATCGCCCACCGCCTGTCCACCGTGGAAACCGCGGACCGGGTGCTGGTGGTGCACGACGGCCGCATCGTTGAGGACGGCAGCCCGGCCCAGCTCATCGGTGGTGGCGGACGCTTTGCCGACCTGCATGGAGCATGGAAGGACTCGCTGGTCTGA
- a CDS encoding class I SAM-dependent DNA methyltransferase: protein MTSSTESGSTQGVRAVALKKSDLYSSLWKSCDELRGGMDASQYKDYILTILFVKFVSDKAKTDPNSLIDVPAGGSFDDMIALKGDKEIGDKVNKIIARLAEANDLQKVIDLADFNDEEKLGSGKDMQDRLSSLITIFQDLDFRGSRAEGDDLLGDAYEYLMRHFATESGKSKGQFYTPAEVSRTVAKLIGVDSTTPRSSTVYDPTCGSGSLLLKVSAEAPNGLTIYGQENDVATWALSKMNMILHGNEIADIRKGNTIASPQFVDGPNLETFDFIVANPPFSNKTWTNGLENEFGRFEYGRPPEKNGDYAFLLHILKSMKSTGKAAVILPHGVLFRGHAEASIRKQLLKRGFIKGIIGLPANLFYGTGIPACIIVLDKENAQSRTGVFMIDASKGFLKDGNKNRLRSQDLHKIVDVFTKQTVVDRYSRMVPLAEIGNSINDFNLNIPRYIDSSEPDDVQDLYAHLHGGIPNRDIEALHDSWDAFPSLRQHLFKSNGNPDYSQLTVDISEVQQAIIASTEFKGFSNKIRRQVADWYATHQPSLELINADTKPNDLIGEVGDDLLHRFKETPLLDEYAVYEQLMTYWHSVMHDDVFLLMNEGWLNAAKPRKTIEDKDRKITETPDLVIGSGRSAAKYKMDLIPPALIVARYFADEQNKIDDLTAAADAATRHIDEYIEEHAIEEGLLFEAMDDGKITKALVVSRLKAAKHENAVAEEIKALEYLIKLYNKESTARKLVKDAQANLDAATLAQYGKLSEQDIRELVLTDKWQTTITVGITGEITKLTHDLVDRITELGSRYDATLPDIESKVEEFSARVLGHLADMGIK, encoded by the coding sequence ATGACAAGTTCAACTGAATCAGGATCAACACAAGGGGTACGCGCCGTGGCGCTCAAAAAATCAGACCTTTATAGCTCGCTCTGGAAGAGCTGTGATGAGCTACGGGGCGGCATGGACGCCAGCCAATACAAGGATTACATCCTCACGATACTGTTCGTGAAGTTCGTATCCGACAAAGCCAAGACCGACCCGAACTCCCTGATCGATGTTCCCGCCGGCGGCTCATTTGACGACATGATCGCGCTCAAGGGTGATAAGGAGATCGGCGACAAGGTCAACAAGATCATCGCCAGGCTCGCCGAAGCCAACGATTTGCAGAAGGTCATTGACCTGGCCGACTTCAACGACGAGGAAAAACTCGGCAGTGGCAAAGACATGCAGGACCGTCTGAGCTCGCTGATCACAATCTTCCAGGATCTCGACTTCCGAGGCTCCCGGGCGGAGGGTGACGACCTCCTAGGGGATGCATACGAGTACCTGATGCGCCATTTCGCCACTGAGTCTGGCAAGTCTAAGGGGCAGTTCTACACGCCCGCGGAAGTTTCGCGGACCGTTGCAAAACTAATTGGCGTCGATTCGACAACCCCACGATCATCCACGGTCTATGACCCGACGTGCGGTTCCGGCTCACTACTCCTTAAGGTGTCTGCCGAGGCTCCCAATGGTCTAACCATCTACGGCCAAGAAAACGACGTAGCCACTTGGGCCCTATCAAAGATGAATATGATTCTGCACGGCAACGAGATCGCAGATATCCGCAAAGGAAACACGATAGCCAGCCCTCAGTTCGTTGACGGCCCTAACCTAGAAACATTTGACTTCATAGTTGCGAATCCTCCTTTTTCCAACAAGACCTGGACCAACGGTCTTGAGAACGAGTTTGGTCGATTCGAATATGGGCGTCCACCGGAGAAAAATGGCGATTATGCTTTCTTATTACACATCCTAAAATCCATGAAGAGCACGGGAAAAGCCGCTGTCATCCTACCGCACGGCGTTCTCTTTCGAGGGCACGCTGAAGCATCTATCCGTAAACAGCTTTTGAAGCGTGGATTCATCAAAGGAATTATCGGACTGCCTGCGAATCTTTTTTATGGGACGGGAATCCCTGCCTGCATCATTGTGCTAGATAAGGAAAACGCGCAAAGCCGCACTGGGGTTTTCATGATTGATGCATCTAAGGGCTTCTTAAAGGATGGGAACAAGAACCGCCTGCGCTCCCAGGATCTCCATAAAATCGTCGATGTTTTCACGAAGCAAACAGTGGTCGATAGATACTCACGCATGGTGCCTCTAGCTGAAATCGGCAACAGTATCAACGACTTCAATCTCAATATCCCGCGCTACATCGATTCATCAGAACCAGATGACGTTCAGGATCTCTACGCCCACCTGCACGGAGGCATCCCAAACCGCGACATTGAGGCGCTTCACGACAGCTGGGATGCATTTCCTTCACTTCGCCAGCACCTTTTTAAGAGCAACGGCAATCCTGACTATAGTCAGCTAACCGTCGACATCTCGGAAGTGCAGCAGGCAATTATTGCTTCGACCGAGTTCAAGGGTTTTTCAAACAAAATTCGAAGGCAAGTGGCCGACTGGTACGCAACTCACCAGCCTTCCCTCGAATTGATCAATGCCGACACCAAGCCGAATGATCTTATTGGCGAAGTTGGCGATGACCTGCTCCATCGGTTCAAAGAGACGCCACTTCTCGACGAATATGCCGTCTACGAGCAGCTGATGACGTACTGGCACAGCGTCATGCATGATGACGTATTCCTTCTCATGAACGAGGGGTGGTTGAATGCGGCTAAGCCGCGCAAAACTATTGAGGATAAAGATCGCAAGATCACTGAGACCCCGGACCTCGTGATCGGCTCGGGCCGGAGCGCGGCAAAATACAAGATGGACCTAATTCCACCCGCTCTAATCGTTGCTCGGTACTTTGCCGATGAGCAGAACAAAATTGATGACCTGACGGCAGCGGCCGATGCAGCCACTCGCCATATCGATGAATACATTGAAGAGCATGCGATCGAAGAGGGCCTTCTTTTTGAAGCCATGGACGACGGTAAAATCACGAAGGCCTTGGTAGTTTCTCGGCTGAAAGCTGCAAAGCACGAGAACGCCGTCGCCGAGGAGATTAAAGCACTTGAGTATCTGATCAAACTTTATAACAAAGAATCAACGGCAAGGAAGCTTGTCAAAGATGCGCAAGCAAACCTCGATGCTGCAACCCTGGCCCAGTACGGCAAGCTCAGTGAACAAGACATACGTGAGCTGGTTCTCACCGACAAGTGGCAGACGACTATTACAGTCGGGATCACTGGGGAAATCACAAAGCTCACTCACGATCTTGTTGATCGCATCACGGAACTCGGCAGTCGTTATGATGCCACTTTGCCTGACATCGAGTCAAAGGTTGAAGAATTTAGCGCTCGCGTCTTAGGACACCTCGCAGACATGGGAATCAAATGA